A single Xenopus laevis strain J_2021 chromosome 3S, Xenopus_laevis_v10.1, whole genome shotgun sequence DNA region contains:
- the c17orf49.S gene encoding uncharacterized protein LOC414580, with protein sequence MTSASTKVGEIFSAAGAAFTKLGELTMQLHPVTDSSPAGARWTDTEIEMLHAAVRRFGEDLNQISSVIKERTVAQIKFAVKRKIYDDNGVPLSSDSPRKAIKKASPVSSSVAANISAPQAVSSTSLPEASQGAMKKRKSSDVTLSALNDSDANSDLVDIEGDRSTVKKLNFDQDSLNLDPSFIMNSGDLPLLSR encoded by the exons ATGACGTCAGCTTCCACCAAG GTCGGGGAGATCTTTTCTGCTGCTGGAGCTGCTTTCACCAAACTGGGAGAACTGACCATGCAACTCCATCCTGTGACTGATTCCTCCCCCGCAGG GGCCCGCTGGACAGACACAGAGATTGAGATGTTGCATGCGGCTGTCAGACGCTTCGGGGAGGATTTAAATCAGATCAGCTCAGTTATCAAGGAGAGGACAGT GGCCCAGATCAAGTTCGCAGTGAAGAGGAAGATTTACGATGATAATGGCGTCCCCCTGTCTAGTGACTCCCCGCGGAAAGCGATAAAGAAAGCGTCGCCCGTGTCCTCCTCTGTGGCCGCCAATATATCCGCACCGCAGGCTGTGAGCAGCACCTCTCTCCCCGAGGCCTCGCAGGGAGCCATGAAGAAGCGCAAGTCATCAG ACGTGACTCTCAGTGCGCTGAATGACTCTGACGCAAACAGTGATCTGGTGGATATAGAGGGAGACAGAAGTACAGTGAAAAAACTCAACTTTGATCAGG ATAGCCTAAACCTGGATCCCAGTTTCATCATGAATTCCGGAGACCTCCCGCTTTTATCTCGCTGA
- the c17orf49.S gene encoding uncharacterized protein LOC414580 isoform X2: MTSASTKVGEIFSAAGAAFTKLGELTMQLHPVTDSSPAGARWTDTEIEMLHAAVRRFGEDLNQISSVIKERTVAQIKFAVKRKIYDDNGVPLSSDSPRKAIKKASPVSSSVAANISAPQAVSSTSLPEASQGAMKKRKSSDSLNLDPSFIMNSGDLPLLSR, translated from the exons ATGACGTCAGCTTCCACCAAG GTCGGGGAGATCTTTTCTGCTGCTGGAGCTGCTTTCACCAAACTGGGAGAACTGACCATGCAACTCCATCCTGTGACTGATTCCTCCCCCGCAGG GGCCCGCTGGACAGACACAGAGATTGAGATGTTGCATGCGGCTGTCAGACGCTTCGGGGAGGATTTAAATCAGATCAGCTCAGTTATCAAGGAGAGGACAGT GGCCCAGATCAAGTTCGCAGTGAAGAGGAAGATTTACGATGATAATGGCGTCCCCCTGTCTAGTGACTCCCCGCGGAAAGCGATAAAGAAAGCGTCGCCCGTGTCCTCCTCTGTGGCCGCCAATATATCCGCACCGCAGGCTGTGAGCAGCACCTCTCTCCCCGAGGCCTCGCAGGGAGCCATGAAGAAGCGCAAGTCATCAG ATAGCCTAAACCTGGATCCCAGTTTCATCATGAATTCCGGAGACCTCCCGCTTTTATCTCGCTGA
- the c17orf49.S gene encoding uncharacterized protein LOC414580 isoform X3 has translation MTSASTKVGEIFSAAGAAFTKLGELTMQLHPVTDSSPAGAQIKFAVKRKIYDDNGVPLSSDSPRKAIKKASPVSSSVAANISAPQAVSSTSLPEASQGAMKKRKSSDVTLSALNDSDANSDLVDIEGDRSTVKKLNFDQDSLNLDPSFIMNSGDLPLLSR, from the exons ATGACGTCAGCTTCCACCAAG GTCGGGGAGATCTTTTCTGCTGCTGGAGCTGCTTTCACCAAACTGGGAGAACTGACCATGCAACTCCATCCTGTGACTGATTCCTCCCCCGCAGG GGCCCAGATCAAGTTCGCAGTGAAGAGGAAGATTTACGATGATAATGGCGTCCCCCTGTCTAGTGACTCCCCGCGGAAAGCGATAAAGAAAGCGTCGCCCGTGTCCTCCTCTGTGGCCGCCAATATATCCGCACCGCAGGCTGTGAGCAGCACCTCTCTCCCCGAGGCCTCGCAGGGAGCCATGAAGAAGCGCAAGTCATCAG ACGTGACTCTCAGTGCGCTGAATGACTCTGACGCAAACAGTGATCTGGTGGATATAGAGGGAGACAGAAGTACAGTGAAAAAACTCAACTTTGATCAGG ATAGCCTAAACCTGGATCCCAGTTTCATCATGAATTCCGGAGACCTCCCGCTTTTATCTCGCTGA
- the c17orf49.S gene encoding uncharacterized protein LOC414580 isoform X1, which produces MTSASTKVGEIFSAAGAAFTKLGELTMQLHPVTDSSPAGARWTDTEIEMLHAAVRRFGEDLNQISSVIKERTVAQIKFAVKRKIYDDNGVPLSSDSPRKAIKKASPVSSSVAANISAPQAVSSTSLPEASQGAMKKRKSSDVTLSALNDSDANSDLVDIEGDRSTVKKLNFDQA; this is translated from the exons ATGACGTCAGCTTCCACCAAG GTCGGGGAGATCTTTTCTGCTGCTGGAGCTGCTTTCACCAAACTGGGAGAACTGACCATGCAACTCCATCCTGTGACTGATTCCTCCCCCGCAGG GGCCCGCTGGACAGACACAGAGATTGAGATGTTGCATGCGGCTGTCAGACGCTTCGGGGAGGATTTAAATCAGATCAGCTCAGTTATCAAGGAGAGGACAGT GGCCCAGATCAAGTTCGCAGTGAAGAGGAAGATTTACGATGATAATGGCGTCCCCCTGTCTAGTGACTCCCCGCGGAAAGCGATAAAGAAAGCGTCGCCCGTGTCCTCCTCTGTGGCCGCCAATATATCCGCACCGCAGGCTGTGAGCAGCACCTCTCTCCCCGAGGCCTCGCAGGGAGCCATGAAGAAGCGCAAGTCATCAG ACGTGACTCTCAGTGCGCTGAATGACTCTGACGCAAACAGTGATCTGGTGGATATAGAGGGAGACAGAAGTACAGTGAAAAAACTCAACTTTGATCAGG CCTAA